The following are encoded in a window of Oncorhynchus mykiss isolate Arlee chromosome Y, USDA_OmykA_1.1, whole genome shotgun sequence genomic DNA:
- the zar1l gene encoding ZAR1-like protein has protein sequence MEGFMFSPYNFNGYPGCGTMMAPILHGNPKFKPHTWGKGSIYVPPEALDYLDVCKRAQLKAILSQVNPNLTPRLRKANTKEFGVQVNAQVDAMVQCSLGPKTLFYRERKFPVFSKSPVKCQQSPSAASSLDPKALPSTPVNNVRFSRPLAIYSPVFDRRFFALPVNAQDDSVCCEGEGGGNGASDEDGEADVTEQKTEDQVRPDIPREVVRKPLHQPPKGFNFQFLEQKYGFFHCSQCNVRWESAYVWCISGTSKVYFKQLCRKCQNGFNPYRVESIQCKVCSQTRCCCEQKERHIDMKRPHRQDLCGRCRGKRISCDTTYSYKYIV, from the exons ATGGAGGGGTTTATGTTTTCTCCATACAACTTTAATGGCTATCCGGGCTGCGGTACCATGATGGCTCCTATCCTCCACGGCAACCCGAAGTTCAAGCCTCACACCTGGGGTAAGGGGAGCATCTACGTGCCTCCCGAAGCGCTGGACTACCTTGACGTATGTAAACGGGCCCAGCTGAAGGCCATCCTGTCTCAGGTGAATCCCAACCTTACCCCTCGTCTCCGGAAGGCAAACACCAAGGAGTTCGGGGTTCAGGTCAACGCCCAGGTCGACGCGATGGTCCAGTGCTCCCTCGGACCCAAGACGCTGTTCTACCGGGAGAGGAAATTTCCGGTATTTTCGAAGTCGCCTGTGAAGTGCCAGCAGAGTCCCTCCGCGGCTTCTTCTCTGGACCCGAAAGCGTTGCCGAGCACTCCGGTAAACAACGTGCGCTTCTCGCGACCCCTCGCCATCTACTCTCCGGTGTTTGATCGCCGGTTCTTCGCGCTGCCGGTGAACGCGCAGGATGACAGCGTGTGCTGTGAGGGAGAAGGTGGCGGCAACGGGGCTAGTGATGAGGATGGCGAGGCCGACGTTACCGAGCAGAAAACGGAGGACCAGGTTAGACCGGATATCCCGCGTGAGGTTGTCAGGAAACCCCTACACCAGCCGCCCAAAGGGTTCAACTTTCAG TTTCTGGAGCAGAAGTACGGATTTTTCCACTGCAGCCAGTGTAACGTCCGTTGGGAGAGTGCCTATGTGTGGTGCATCTCTGGAACTAGTAAG GTGTACTTCAAGCAGCTCTGTCGTAAGTGCCAGAATGGATTTAACCCCTACAGAGTGGAGTCTATCCAGTGCAAg GTGTGTTCCCAGACCCGGTGCTGCTGTGAGCAGAAGGAGAGGCACATTGACATGAAGAGACCTCATAGACAGGACCTGTGTGGCCGCTGCCGGGGAAAGAGGATTTCCTGTGACACT
- the LOC110509389 gene encoding NEDD4-binding protein 2-like 1: MARGRRQNRYMKKLFILRGLPGVGKTTMAEKLWDKHARLGLKGEIFSADRYHERTNYTKGNFQRSHQQNREDVFKAMNRGVDPIIVDNTNISLWEMWPYIHMGIGQKNYYIRMMELPKISINKLYRRCRGKIPKRKFRSFEVRWKKADSIWHVLNDGYSKKRWKRSKEEWNVQ, encoded by the exons ATGGCAAGAGGGAGAAGACAAAATCGATACATGAAGAAACTGTTCATCCTTCGAGGTTTGCCAGGAGTTGGAAAGACAACGATGGCAGA AAAACTCTGGGACAAACATGCAAGACTTGGACTGAAAGGAGAAATTTTCTCCGCTGACAGGTACCATGAAAGAACCAACTACACCAAAGGAAACTTTCAACGCAGCCATCAGCAGAATAGAGAGgatg TTTTTAAAGCCATGAACAGAGGTGTGGATCCGATCATCGTTGACAACACAAACATTTCTCTTTGGGAGATGTGGCCCTATATCCACATG gGGATTGGACAGAAGAACTATTACATCAGAATGATGGAACTGCCTAAAATCTCCATCAACAAGCTGTACAG ACGGTGTCGTGGTAAAATCCCCAAACGTAAGTTCAGGTCCTTTGAGGTTCGCTGGAAAAAAGCTGACAGCATCTGGCATGTACTTAACGACGGCTACTCCAAAAAACGCTGGAAGAGAAGCAAAGAGGAATGGAAcgtccagtga